One stretch of Actinacidiphila sp. DG2A-62 DNA includes these proteins:
- a CDS encoding LacI family DNA-binding transcriptional regulator codes for MTAAGKHQASRPVGRRMERAGIRDVAAAAGVSITTVSDALNGKGRLPDATRRHVREVADRLGYRPSAAARTLRTGRSGLIGLTVTTYGEEPFTFTEFAYFAEMARAATSAALARGYALVILPASSRHDVWGNVALDGTVVIDPSDQDPVVTELVRQGVPVVSDGRPAGSLPVQAWVDNDHEEAVLGILDHLADAGARRIGLLTGTSTDTYTRLSTTAYLEWCERVGQEPVYEAYPAHDPCAGAVAADRLLARPDRPDAVYGLFDPNGTDLLAAARRYGLRVPDDLLLVCCSESGGYAGTDPPITTLSLQPRRIGTAVVQLLIDAIEGIAPAHPVQQVMPTELIVRASSQRRPHRTTVSAPRGPARE; via the coding sequence ATGACAGCAGCAGGGAAACACCAGGCGAGCCGACCCGTCGGACGCCGGATGGAGCGGGCGGGGATCAGGGACGTCGCCGCTGCCGCCGGCGTCTCGATCACGACTGTCTCCGACGCGCTCAACGGCAAGGGCCGACTGCCCGACGCCACGCGGCGCCATGTCCGCGAGGTGGCCGACCGGCTGGGCTACCGCCCGTCCGCGGCCGCCCGCACCCTCCGCACCGGCAGGTCGGGCCTGATCGGCCTGACGGTGACGACCTACGGCGAAGAACCGTTCACCTTCACCGAGTTCGCCTACTTCGCCGAGATGGCCAGGGCCGCCACCTCCGCGGCGCTGGCCCGCGGCTACGCCCTGGTGATCCTGCCCGCCTCCTCCCGGCACGACGTGTGGGGCAACGTCGCGCTGGACGGCACCGTCGTCATCGACCCCTCCGACCAGGATCCGGTGGTCACCGAACTGGTCCGGCAGGGCGTGCCGGTGGTCAGCGACGGCCGCCCGGCCGGCAGCCTGCCGGTGCAGGCGTGGGTGGACAACGACCACGAGGAGGCCGTGCTCGGCATCCTCGACCACCTCGCCGACGCCGGCGCCCGCCGGATCGGGCTGCTCACCGGCACCAGCACCGACACGTACACCCGGCTGTCCACCACCGCGTACCTGGAGTGGTGCGAACGCGTCGGCCAGGAGCCGGTCTACGAGGCGTACCCGGCCCACGACCCGTGCGCGGGCGCCGTCGCCGCGGACCGCTTACTGGCCAGGCCGGACCGCCCCGACGCGGTCTACGGGCTGTTCGACCCCAACGGCACCGACCTGCTGGCCGCGGCGCGCCGCTACGGGTTACGCGTGCCGGACGACCTGCTGCTGGTGTGCTGCAGCGAGAGCGGCGGCTACGCGGGCACCGACCCGCCGATCACCACGCTGTCGCTGCAGCCGCGGCGGATCGGCACGGCGGTGGTCCAGTTGCTCATCGACGCGATCGAGGGGATCGCGCCCGCGCACCCGGTGCAGCAGGTGATGCCGACCGAGCTGATCGTCCGCGCCTCCTCCCAGCGCCGGCCGCACCGCACCACGGTGAGCGCGCCGCGCGGACCGGCCCGCGAGTAG
- a CDS encoding metallophosphoesterase, with protein sequence MTQGAGQGYEPGSGYEPAPGYATAPDYREAYPPPQAHAPAAYEPTQPDIPLVPQDYTPTARDLPVITPTHESGDRPGPLFVVGDVHGFLDELLAALRENGLVDAEGHWSAGSARLWFLGDFTDRGPDGIGVIELVMQLSAEAAAAGGYCRALMGNHELLLLGAHRFGDTPVNSTGGTASFLAAWRLNGGQPSDMERLEDRHLTWISRLDAAHLTDGHLLLHSDTTAYLDYGSSIEEMNDAVTGVLQRGDADECWDLFRKFTKRFAFRGDGGPEAARELLGTYGGTRVVHGHSPIPYLLGEVGGEAPVDPEERPHHVPGPMVYADSLAVAMDGGVTMEGRLLVAQLPLVGHPVG encoded by the coding sequence ATGACTCAGGGGGCAGGTCAGGGGTACGAACCCGGTTCCGGGTACGAGCCCGCGCCCGGCTATGCGACGGCGCCCGACTACCGGGAGGCGTACCCGCCGCCGCAGGCGCACGCGCCGGCCGCGTACGAGCCGACCCAGCCGGACATCCCGCTGGTCCCGCAGGACTACACGCCCACCGCCCGCGACCTGCCGGTGATCACCCCGACCCACGAGTCCGGCGACCGCCCGGGGCCGCTGTTCGTGGTCGGCGACGTGCACGGCTTCCTCGACGAACTCCTCGCCGCCCTGCGGGAGAACGGCCTGGTGGACGCGGAGGGCCACTGGTCGGCCGGCAGCGCGCGGCTGTGGTTCCTCGGCGACTTCACCGACCGCGGCCCGGACGGCATCGGGGTCATCGAGCTGGTCATGCAGCTGTCCGCTGAGGCGGCGGCGGCGGGCGGCTACTGCCGCGCGCTGATGGGCAATCACGAACTGCTGCTGCTGGGCGCGCACCGCTTCGGCGACACGCCCGTCAACTCCACCGGCGGCACCGCCTCGTTCCTGGCCGCCTGGCGGCTCAACGGCGGCCAGCCCTCGGACATGGAACGGCTGGAGGACCGCCATCTGACCTGGATCTCCCGGCTGGACGCGGCCCATCTCACCGACGGGCACCTGCTGCTGCACTCCGACACCACCGCGTATCTGGACTACGGCAGCAGCATCGAGGAGATGAACGACGCGGTCACCGGCGTGCTGCAGCGCGGGGACGCGGACGAGTGCTGGGACCTGTTCCGCAAGTTCACCAAGCGGTTCGCCTTCCGCGGCGACGGCGGGCCCGAGGCGGCACGCGAGCTGCTGGGCACCTACGGCGGCACCCGCGTGGTGCACGGCCACAGCCCGATCCCGTACCTGCTCGGCGAGGTCGGCGGCGAAGCGCCGGTCGACCCCGAGGAGCGCCCGCACCACGTGCCGGGCCCGATGGTCTACGCCGACAGCCTCGCGGTGGCGATGGACGGCGGCGTGACCATGGAGGGCCGGCTGCTGGTGGCCCAACTCCCCCTGGTGGGCCACCCGGTCGGCTGA
- the thiC gene encoding phosphomethylpyrimidine synthase ThiC — MTMQDARTRDIGWHKGYLEGSRPDLRVPVRRVHLTDGRDVTLYDTSGPYTDPNEHTDVRRGLAPLRENWIIGRGDTEEYPGRPVRPEDDGLKHTAPRGGLRNLDAVFPGRPRLPRRSRDGSPVTQLAYARRGEITAEMEFAALRENVPPEVVREEIAAGRAVLPANVNHPEIEPMVIGKRFLVKVNANIGNSAVTSSIEEEVEKMTWATRWGADTVMDLSTGRNIHTTREWVLRNSPVPIGTVPLYQALEKVDGRAEELSWEVYRDTVVEQAEQGVDYMTVHAGVLLRYVPLTARRKTGIVSRGGSIMAAWCLAHHRESFLYEHFEELCEILAAYDITYSLGDGLRPGSIADANDEAQFAELRTLGELNAVAKRMGVQTMIEGPGHVPMHKIKENIDLQQEVCEEAPFYTLGPLTTDVAPGYDHITSGIGAAMIAWWGTAMLCYVTPKEHLGLPDRDDVKTGVITYKIAAHAADLAKGHPGAQEWDDALSDARFEFRWEDQFNLALDPDTARAFHDETLPAEPAKTAHFCSMCGPKFCSMKISQDIRRTHGADAGATQEEIAAGMARKSEEFAAAGNRVYLPLAD, encoded by the coding sequence ATGACCATGCAGGACGCGCGCACGCGCGACATCGGCTGGCACAAGGGGTATCTGGAGGGTTCGCGCCCCGACCTGCGGGTGCCGGTCCGCCGTGTGCACCTCACCGACGGCCGCGACGTGACGCTGTACGACACCTCGGGCCCGTACACCGACCCCAACGAGCACACCGACGTGCGGCGGGGGCTCGCGCCGCTGCGCGAGAACTGGATCATCGGCCGCGGCGACACCGAGGAGTACCCCGGCCGGCCGGTCCGGCCCGAGGACGACGGGCTGAAGCACACCGCGCCGCGCGGCGGGCTGCGCAACCTCGACGCGGTCTTCCCCGGCCGCCCGCGGCTGCCGCGCCGCTCGCGCGACGGCTCGCCGGTGACCCAACTCGCCTACGCCAGGCGGGGCGAGATCACCGCGGAGATGGAGTTCGCGGCGCTGCGCGAGAACGTCCCGCCCGAGGTGGTCCGCGAGGAGATCGCGGCCGGCCGGGCGGTGCTGCCGGCGAACGTCAACCACCCGGAGATCGAGCCGATGGTCATCGGCAAGCGGTTCCTGGTGAAGGTCAACGCCAACATCGGCAACTCCGCGGTCACCTCCTCGATCGAGGAGGAGGTCGAGAAGATGACGTGGGCGACGCGGTGGGGCGCGGACACCGTGATGGACCTGTCCACCGGCCGCAACATCCACACCACCCGCGAGTGGGTGCTGCGCAACTCGCCGGTGCCGATCGGCACCGTGCCGCTCTACCAGGCGCTGGAGAAGGTCGACGGCCGCGCCGAGGAGCTGAGCTGGGAGGTCTACCGGGACACCGTCGTCGAACAGGCCGAGCAGGGCGTGGACTACATGACCGTGCACGCCGGCGTGCTGCTGCGGTACGTGCCGCTGACCGCCCGCCGCAAGACCGGCATCGTCTCGCGCGGCGGCTCGATCATGGCCGCGTGGTGCCTGGCCCACCACCGTGAGAGCTTCCTCTACGAGCACTTCGAGGAGCTGTGCGAGATCCTGGCCGCCTACGACATCACCTACTCGCTCGGCGACGGCCTGCGCCCGGGGTCGATCGCCGACGCCAACGACGAGGCGCAGTTCGCCGAGCTGCGCACGCTGGGCGAGCTGAACGCGGTCGCCAAGCGGATGGGCGTCCAGACCATGATCGAGGGGCCCGGGCACGTCCCGATGCACAAGATCAAGGAGAACATCGACCTCCAGCAGGAGGTGTGCGAGGAGGCGCCGTTCTACACGCTCGGGCCGCTGACCACCGATGTCGCTCCCGGCTACGACCACATCACCTCGGGCATCGGCGCGGCGATGATCGCGTGGTGGGGCACCGCGATGCTCTGCTACGTCACGCCCAAGGAGCACCTCGGGCTGCCCGACCGCGACGACGTGAAGACCGGCGTCATCACCTACAAGATCGCCGCGCACGCCGCCGACCTCGCCAAGGGTCATCCCGGCGCGCAGGAGTGGGACGACGCGCTGTCCGACGCGCGCTTCGAGTTCCGCTGGGAGGACCAGTTCAACCTGGCCCTCGACCCGGACACCGCCCGCGCCTTCCACGACGAGACGCTGCCTGCCGAGCCCGCGAAGACCGCGCACTTCTGCTCCATGTGCGGCCCGAAGTTCTGCTCGATGAAGATCTCCCAGGACATCCGCCGCACCCACGGCGCCGACGCGGGCGCCACGCAGGAGGAGATCGCCGCGGGCATGGCCCGCAAGTCCGAGGAGTTCGCGGCGGCCGGCAACCGCGTCTACCTGCCGCTGGCCGACTGA